The region ACTAGTGGATCAATTACATTTAACGCCAAAAGATTCTTTACTCCTAGTGAAGTAGGATCAGAACTGGAAATATTGACATATTCTGTGGGATATTTTGATCTTGTCATTATAGAGTCAGCCTTACTGGATGCAAGTGCTATCTCAAGCGGCTTATTATGAAAATTGCCATATTTATATGTCTCGACACTTGTTATATTATTTAAGATATCTTTTATCTCTTTTTTTTGCAGTAAAGTAACTCCTGTAGTAATGTTGTAGTCAAAATAGGTATAAGCATTGTTTCCTTCTGCAAACGCGGCTCCAAATGTATAGGTAGTACCATAAGAACCCGATGCGGGGCCATTATAGTTTCTATACGCCTTGAGCGAGCTTAAAACTACCGAAGGTTTATCATAATAAGTATAATTTTCGGATCGTATTAACGTATAATTATTATTATCATTCCTGAAAACTGATTTACCGGTCATTAATCCAAGTGTCCAATTATTAAATGATTTGATATACCTTGTTACCGGCCCATCTGACTCGTAATAACTGTTTGATGGCGGTCTGAAAAAGAATTGTGTTTTGCCTGTATTGCTATTTTCGTCACCAGAATATTCCGTAACTGTATTATAAAATACCGGTAAAGATTCAAAATTACCAGAACCATCAACAAAGTCGGAAGAAATAGTCCGCACACTTCGCTTATAAGACGGGATAGGATCGCTTGAGCTATAAGTGCAGGCCACCAGCTCTTTTGAATATTGGGTAAAATTATCATCAATATATGGGTCTATCAACATCTGTCCCATTCCGCTTTCACCTACTCCATATTTATATGTTTTTACTTCAACCTGATTAGCATTGCTTACGTTTTCAATCCTCTTTATTCTTAACCCGCCGACATTCTTCACGCTGTTGGCATAATTCGGAGCAACATTCCCTTCATAAAAGAATGTAGAGGAGCCACCGGTAGGATAGGTTATTTTAGTAAGGATACCTGCCTGCATATAAACATCATTGGCTTCCCTGTTAGCATTACCCGAAGTAAGCTGTGCTGAATACGGCCCTGCATAAAGTGTCCTTGGGGTTAATGTATTAAGGTTACTTGTTTGCCCATTATAAAAACCCCAATGATCTATAGCTGTAGTGCCATTATTGAACCCCGAAAAGCTAGTTTGATTGTAGTCGAAGATATATTTTTGCACCTGTTGGTTTGCTGAATCATATTGGTTCAGTCCATCCAGTTTATAGTACGAATTATTGGAAGTATAGTTGGATTGCTGAAAAGTATAATTTTTTATAACAGCTCCACTTTGGTTGGTTATATTGATTACAGACAACCTTAAATTGTCCTGCTGGGCTGGATCCGGGATATAGCTAAAAGTTACTTTCCCATTTCTAAAGTCAATTTCACTTAGGGTAAGGGTACCGGAAGAACTGTGGCTTGCTGAGTTTGAAGTTTGCGTTTCAAAATCTGTATTTGAGGGAGGGGGAAGAGGGCATGTTCCGCTGATAGGAGGAGGCTGAGGTGTTACTATTAAATTATCCAAAACCGTATAACTATAGGTGTTATTTGTACGGTATTGTGTGAATGATTTATATTTAAAAGAAATAGTATCGGATTTATCAGCTGAAATCATCTCGCTTAAAAACCATCCTGTTAAGTTATCACTTATACCACCTGCTTTGGAGCTGCTGTGTGTCGTTTCGCTATTAATTGCACCCGACATTAGTGATTTTCCAAAGCGGTATAATATCCCACTCTCGTCAACAATCTCAAAATAATCAAGCGCCGCTCCGGTGAAATTAGGCAAGTTTGAGGTTATTCTGATAGGACTAAAGGGTATAGTTACCGGGGTCTTGATGTTATTTCCGGTATTGTTTAATATGAATTTTCCGCCTCCCGTTGGCGTATTATAATAAAATATATCATATTCAGATTCCAAATTACTTAAGCTCGCAGGGGCTGTAAGTTGTTCAAGAAAATCTTTATCTGCGGTAGAAGCCGCATTGATTTGGTTGGCTTTTTTAATTGGATAGGGGAAAGTAGCATACTCGTCGGCCTCTTTTCCGACAACGGTCCTGGAAACTTCTCCTCCTCCGTTTAAAGACCAGCCCATACCTATTACACCGCTCAATGTGCCAAATTTTAAGCCTGATGCATGATAAGAAATACTTAAAGGTACTGTTAATTTACCGCTCCTAATTTCATATAAGGGTATATTGATTTCAGGTATTCCTGAATAATAAGTCATAGGGTAATCACCATACTTTTGAAATTGAGTAACCTGAGGGGAAGGAGTTACAATGCTAGCAAGTGTTGGGGATGCGTATTGAGAGACTCCCTGCGCCCAAGTTGTATCCACCAAAAAGATCAGAATAGCTATATAAGTTACTGTAAAATATATTTTTCGTCTATTGTAAGTCATAACCTTTGTTTATTTAACGATTTTTACGTTATTGATTTGGTTCTGCAGTACTTTATTATTTTCTGTTAATTTTTCGATTTTATCATTTTGCTCAATCAGATACAATGTCAATTCCTCCACCTTCTTCATTAACAGCTTATTCATCTCCCCTAGATTCAAGCCTTCTTTTGCAATTTGCTGCTCTGATGGAATTTCCGGTAAATGTTGGTTCTGATCGATATAGGCTTTTACTTCCTGAAGAGATGGCAATTGATAATCTTTCTTAAAAACATAATCAGGCCACGCAGAATTGAGTTTAACAGTCATGGAGGTGGCAATGGCACTGCCATTAATTGCAAACTTATATCCTTTAGAGTCAAAAGTATTAAGCGCAATATTTCCGTTGGCATCGATGATTAATACGGGAAGCACAGTTGGTGTAACATCCGTTCCAATCGGTGTTTGTTGTACAATAGTTTGTAATTGGCCATTGTTACTAGGTAGCTTAAATGATTTTATGGAAATCGCAGGATAGTCCTGTGTTATAATAATGTAGATATCCGTATTTCCATTAGGGTTTGCATAGGCCTTGATGCCAAACGATGAAGCCCCACTACCTTGCGTTGTTTGGTGAATGGTCAGGCCCCCCCTGTTTCCCACATAGTAAGTAGTAACTCCGAGATTATTATTTCCCCATCCGCCCCCTAAAATATCGATTTGTAGCTTTTGATAATTGTCTAGATTATCAGGAGGTAAACTACCCACTAAATAAAATGGACGTTGTGTTGATCCAACATTATCTACCGTATATTGTGCGTGGGTTATACCTGGAAGTGCCAATAAGATTAATAAAATCAGTTTAAAAAGCTCTTTTTTCTGCATAGTCATAGGTTTATAATTTTTTATTTGATTTTGCTATTTAGTAGTTCTACTCTCTTGGATGTAGCAATTATGCCTCCGTTCACCGCTAGTTTATATGTTGAATTTATCAGATTCCAATTAGCATTATCCGTTGTGTTTATACCTACGTTTCCTCCTGCAAATGACATTACAGGAATATCCGTACTAGTACCTTGTCTCATAATCCAATTGTATTGTATACTGCTTAATGGTGCATTAAATTGTTGTTCAAGACGTAATCCCCAATTGCTTAAATCACCTAACCACGTGTATCGTTGTAATACATCAGATTTACCAGATGCTGTTAAGGAGGCGATATCAAGTTTTCCATTTGGAGTAGTTGTTCCGATACCAACGTTACCATTGTATAACCAGGTCATAGCCTGTTGATCTGGAATATCATTGATATTACTTCCTCCATTTATAAATAAATCCAACTGAGACCCTGATGTACCCGACCCGCCGTGCCCTATTCTAAATTCCGCGCTTTCATTATAAGAGTAATTGGGAGTTCCGTATCTTGAAAGTTTAAAAACCGATTTAGTTGGTGCTAAAACACCACCAGGCTTGCTTGTTGATAGTTCGGAAATATGTAGATTACTTGCTGGAGCTGTTGTTCCTATACCCACATTGCCATTAGCATCAATTACCATACGATTATCGACATTCCCTGTACGAAAAGAAATCGTATTACCGCCCAAAACATTATTTATTCCATTTTGGGTATTGGTTACATAAAAGCCTAATGCTGAAGTCATGTAGCTTGGCGTATTAATAACACCCGCTACATCTAACTTATTTGCTGGATTAATGACACCTATACCTACATTTCCGCTAAAATTATAATAAATGTTATTACCGCTGGTTGTCCATTGAGCCTGCACAAATGACGAAAAGCCTAAAAACAGAGATAGGGAAAAGATTAATTTCTTCATGATATAGGGGGCTAAGAATTATTTAAAAATATACATACAAGATCTGTCTGTATCAGATTGGTACTGAGTTATTATGGAATAAATAAATATTGTTTGATTACGCCTTCTGAAGGCTAAGTTCGAGAGATTTTTATTGTGATAATGCGATCATATTGCATGGTTAAGGTGCTTCAAATATAATTATTTATCATTCCAAACAATTGCGATGTACAAAATATTCATATTGCTCATTGTATTATATATACAAACATTTGTGGAGACTCTGCAAGCCGCCAGCGAATAAGCCCGGCCACCTTCTGTCTGGATGAAGCTAATTGCAAGCGTGCTTGTCGTGGTACCATCATATTAAATACCGCTGGTATAATCCGTAGTCGCTGTACCGATGACTCGGCGGAGTTTTTGTCCTGCCGCGTTGCGGGCGTATGCTGTTATCTTCCCTTTGATTGTTTGTGACAGGTGCAGCAGGCTATAGAGGTTATACCTGTTCCGGTGATGCTCTTACTGGCATCTGTTTTTAGATTACCATTATCGTCATAAGTATAATTGGGCATACCCTGCTTTTCTCCTGCATCATTAGTGGTATCCCGTTACGTTTTGAAGCTTATTTGTTCCAGCCGTATAGCCATAGGACAACTTGTCGATCTGTGGTACTGTTCGCATAACGATTCAGCGCTGAGATATTACCCATCAGATCATACGTAATCGCATTTTCATGACTTCCTGTTGATGCTGTAGCAGTTTTCAACCGGTTCAGCTGATCATAACCATATGCATAATTATTATACAGATTATCTGCCGCTCCCCAGAACTGGTTAGCGATGTTTCCATTGTGTTGCTTGCTTGTTCCGCTCGTATTATAATAAAGTTGTTGTGCAAACAACGGAGCCGTACTTGTTGACAGCCAGCCCCGCTCTTTATTTATAAGCAGAGGTAATGGTTTGCAAATAAGTAGATATTTGGATATTAAACATTGGGCCTGAGGGAACAACTGTGCTTCAAGTCAGATTCGAACAGCTCAATGGTAAAAGGTGTTTTCTCCATCTCGTACTTTTGCAACAGTTTCTGCGCCCCTACCCCCTACCAATTTGTTTTTGAGAATGATGTTACACTCTTTATAGTTTACACAAATCTTCCGGAATTTACCTAACCCATGCTTCGGCAGGCTTCCAGTCTTCAATCTTACAATACCATTGTAAAGATTGGTTTGTTACAAGCCTGCTTAGAACAAAGAACCGGCTTTGTCTTTCAGGTGTTACTCTAAGAGTAGCAGCATATTCGTTGTTAGATAACTTTTGTTTGGTTTTAAGAACTATTGCTATAATTGGCAAAACTAGCTTTTACTGCCGTAAAAGCTATCAAAGAGGTCAATAAAAGTAAAAAAGCATATCCAATTAGTCCTAAAACTGCTCAATTATGCTCTCTTTTACTTCATTTCTAGTCGGGATGGCGGGATTCGAACCCACGACCTCCAGCACCCCATGCTGGCGCGATACCGGGCTACGCTACATCCCGAAATGGTTATTCTATCTCAAAAACATCGTTTAGAGTGTACTACGCAAGTATTACTAATTAATTGCATGGTTAACCTTTATGTTGTTAATGATCTCTTTTGACGTGGTAGTACACGTTGATGCAAATATAATCATGTGTCCGTAATTGCAAAGTGTTCCATAATGATTTTGATTAAGTGAGTAAAATGAATTATGAAGCCACTACAGGTTTGGTACTATCAAGTGCAAAAGGAAACGATATAAATCGGTTGTGTAGTAGCCTGTGGGTTTTTATGCTCGGCAAACTTTTGCACGCTTCAGAAGCAACAGCCCTAACTTTGCCTAATAATTCATTCCCTCTCTCCTTCATTCAATCCAGAGAATCTTAAATTTCTTTCTTTATAGAGGGTGGATAATTCCTGAGTTGAAGGTGGATTAGGTGAGTGTGATTCTAACCCAGTCGTTTTAAATGGTAAAATGGATTAATTATCCACCAATAACTTGCCTTCACTCGCTTTTAATAAGATAGCTTAACCTCTCTTTGCAAATTCATTTTACACTATTGATGGCCTTATACAACATGCTAAGACCAGGTTAGCTTATAAAATAAAGCCCAACCGTTGTGGTTGGGCTTTATTCTCGCATTGCAAATGCTAATTCCATATTACGCACTGATCACAGATCAGCGCGAGGGTGGATTATACTAATAATTGGGAGCTAAATCACTTCAGATATTTTCCTGTATTTGCTAAATCCCTAAGCTTCATCTTGTAATTTTTTTTCCCAAGCTCCGACCCCAATTCAGCAGATCGCTTAAGCAATTCAAGAGCTCGATCAAAATCTTGTTGGCACCCATCCCCAAGTGCATAAAAATTTGATAGGTTATTACATGCTATAGCATGGCCTTTATTACAGGCTTTTGTATACCAATAAACACATTTTTTAGGATCAAATAGAGGGTTAGGAATTCCCAAAAAACCAACATCCTCGTATTGCTGCCCCATGTCAAATAACGCCTCTACATATCCTTGATATGCCGCTTTCTTTATGTATTTAAAATATTGACTATATAACTCAACTTGTTCTTCGGTCCTAAGTCCTTTCTCATACATTTTTTTATTAACCTCAAGCGCCAAAAGATAATTTTTGTGTCCCTTCATGATTTTTATATTTTCTTATCCGGATGTTTTTCATTCCACCATTCGGCAAAGCCAGATGGTGCCTTTTTCGATTTTGTTTGACCTGTATTACTATCTTTTTCCAGTACATTTCCCGGAACATTCGGATCTGGTTTCAGTTTTTTATAAGGATTATCTGTTCCGTCTGGGTTTCTACTTTGTCCACGTTCTCCTTTTCCTTGGGCGCTTCGTACAGTAGGTGGATATAAAGCACTATGGGGAACCCCCATTCTTTCAAGCAATTGAGCTAATCCCAATGCAAATTCATGAGGATGATCGCCTATTTGTTTTCCGGCTTGCCAGCCTACAGTTCCCCAAAAAACAAATGGAACACCTTTCGTCAAAGGCTTCGCTGCTACTAAAACCTCTTCTAACGAAAAAACCTTCGTGGTTAGGCCTATAGTTACTACAGCTGAACCGGGAGCAGGTTGAGGTGTTGGAGATGGAGTAGGTACCGGTTTTGGAGCCGGAGGCGGTGTCGGTGTTATTCTTTTAGTTGTGTCTGAAGCCATTCCATCGAGATCAATCATTAAGATCGGATTATTTGATCCATAGTTATATGGATTCAAATGTTCATAGTCCTCCGCCAAGGGATCCACACTCGTCCACCTTGCAACAACCGGATCATAGAACCTTGCACCATAATCATATAGGCCCAGGTTCTCCTGTAATTCCTTCTTATTGTAAAGGTACTCATTTTTCGGACTGGCTACACTCGTGTTGATCTCCATCCCAAACGCATAGTAATCATCTACCTGTACCTGACGGGTTGTACCTGTACCCGTATCAAAGTTCACCCTGCTGTTACCCAAATGGTCTGTCAGGCTGTATTCATAGTTGTAGCTTGTGGCATCTTTGGGTAAAGCTCTTCCTTCTTCTGTCTGGATAAAGGTGATCGTAGATGATGCCGATGTACCGTCATACTGGATCCCCGATATATAATCCGTCTTGGCCGTATTGATCAGCCTGCTTAGTTTTTGACCTGTAGCGTCATACGTATAGGTGGTA is a window of Mucilaginibacter inviolabilis DNA encoding:
- a CDS encoding tetratricopeptide repeat protein, producing the protein MKGHKNYLLALEVNKKMYEKGLRTEEQVELYSQYFKYIKKAAYQGYVEALFDMGQQYEDVGFLGIPNPLFDPKKCVYWYTKACNKGHAIACNNLSNFYALGDGCQQDFDRALELLKRSAELGSELGKKNYKMKLRDLANTGKYLK
- a CDS encoding RHS repeat protein — its product is MTYYSGIPEINIPLYEIRSGKLTVPLSISYHASGLKFGTLSGVIGMGWSLNGGGEVSRTVVGKEADEYATFPYPIKKANQINAASTADKDFLEQLTAPASLSNLESEYDIFYYNTPTGGGKFILNNTGNNIKTPVTIPFSPIRITSNLPNFTGAALDYFEIVDESGILYRFGKSLMSGAINSETTHSSSKAGGISDNLTGWFLSEMISADKSDTISFKYKSFTQYRTNNTYSYTVLDNLIVTPQPPPISGTCPLPPPSNTDFETQTSNSASHSSSGTLTLSEIDFRNGKVTFSYIPDPAQQDNLRLSVINITNQSGAVIKNYTFQQSNYTSNNSYYKLDGLNQYDSANQQVQKYIFDYNQTSFSGFNNGTTAIDHWGFYNGQTSNLNTLTPRTLYAGPYSAQLTSGNANREANDVYMQAGILTKITYPTGGSSTFFYEGNVAPNYANSVKNVGGLRIKRIENVSNANQVEVKTYKYGVGESGMGQMLIDPYIDDNFTQYSKELVACTYSSSDPIPSYKRSVRTISSDFVDGSGNFESLPVFYNTVTEYSGDENSNTGKTQFFFRPPSNSYYESDGPVTRYIKSFNNWTLGLMTGKSVFRNDNNNYTLIRSENYTYYDKPSVVLSSLKAYRNYNGPASGSYGTTYTFGAAFAEGNNAYTYFDYNITTGVTLLQKKEIKDILNNITSVETYKYGNFHNKPLEIALASSKADSIMTRSKYPTEYVNISSSDPTSLGVKNLLALNVIDPLVEQSVSRKISGQTQENLVGATFNTYKTAQPFLDKIYSIENTTAINDFSPSSVQGGAISSDPRYVAQISMDSYDPRGNLTQQKRINGIPFSYIWSYNRQYPVAEIKNGDYNTIVSLLGGTTAVDNFANSNPTDATLKTFLAPLRTNSAMGTAQVTTYTYSPLVGITSITDTKGETTTYEYDSFQRLMNVKDKDGNIVKHMDYH